In Brettanomyces bruxellensis chromosome 8, complete sequence, a genomic segment contains:
- a CDS encoding uncharacterized protein (BUSCO:EOG09261JVS) produces MSFFRRSSREHKEHKVTKADLSTIRIGSEDATQSLNAPREVVQAVRAYIAQIPGQISFNKGDFFYVVSRPNSTTIEIKDPVKNMQGSAPTSCFKFFEKPQRTHTSNSSSSNSSSQHSSSQNGAGVTFHKSYQSTKSFHSQHSQPSQVPNPSARHASSSSSKHVSPLPSLYGIVLYDFHAERPDELSVMAGDSLILCAHHEHEWFIGKFLDKIGEPGLVPVSYVRLYDINTKVPYNEPSDAIIDRVRLPTVEQWKMVKNRHKASARTVGPAASTPGSRTNSSGDVRAQMGGQNWQKDSFSSTASSFSQSSYIAGQNKPVANISTASASTARASLYAEEVSIESFSSTNGKYWFLVRVVLSDHSTRCLCRYYEDFFNFHQQILAAWPREGGKYDTKDHKERIIPFIPGPVMDVSENLCHRRMIDFDSYLKSLRDLPSHISKSVLANSFYDLWEGDQQLSYNDVTKDGSPIRPARRPPNMIILNGKGSNSNGEIDRKSEQPHPYRPFPQQGGNVPMDHTGAIDIKPTQNPQNRHSSLVRRLSEMTLGHSHHHSRKHSSSGSSVGSSTQDQRETHRKPSQTNWTKSNNGNMNTSASKISPSNKLKLKFYYKDDIFAIAVPETVTLEELKHLIVPRIDECDEPNIEERLKVIPKDVNNVDQFEYLNECVLQSDSQLHETSNFTDKGKFLVIV; encoded by the coding sequence atgtctttttttcgAAGATCATCGAGGGAGCATAAAGAACATAAGGTGACCAAGGCAGACCTCTCAACAATTCGTATTGGATCAGAAGATGCAACTCAAAGTTTGAACGCCCCAAGAGAGGTAGTTCAGGCTGTTAGAGCCTATATAGCCCAAATTCCGGGTCAGATCAGTTTCAACAAAGGTGATTTCTTTTACGTTGTCTCGCGACCAAACTCTACTACCATCGAGATAAAGGATCCAGTGAAAAACATGCAGGGTAGTGCTCCAACCAGCTGCTTtaaattctttgaaaaacCCCAGCGAACACACACAAGCAATTCATCAAGTAGCAATAGTTCTTCTCAGCACAGTAGTTCTCAGAATGGGGCTGGCGTGACATTTCACAAATCCTATCAATCTACAAAATCGTTTCATTCGCAACATTCACAACCATCCCAGGTACCTAATCCTTCAGCAAGACACgcatcttcaagttctAGCAAGCACGTGTCACCGTTACCATCACTTTATGGGATTGTCCTCTATGATTTTCATGCCGAGAGGCCCGATGAGTTGAGCGTGATGGCGGGCGACAGTTTAATCCTTTGTGCCCATCATGAACATGAGTGGTTCATTGGAAAGTTTCTCGATAAGATTGGTGAGCCAGGCTTAGTTCCTGTTTCGTATGTGCGACTTTATGATATAAATACCAAAGTTCCTTACAACGAGCCGTCTGATGCTATAATAGATAGAGTTCGTCTTCCGACTGTTGAGCAATGGAAGATGGTGAAGAACCGTCATAAGGCCAGTGCAAGAACAGTAGGACCTGCAGCTTCAACACCAGGCAGCCGAACAAATTCTTCTGGTGATGTACGCGCCCAGATGGGCGGACAGAATTGGCAAAAGGACTCGTTTTCTTCCACCGCCAGCTCATTTAGTCAGAGCTCGTACATTGCAGGGCAAAATAAGCCCGTGGCGAATATTTCTACGGCGTCTGCATCAACAGCTCGTGCTTCATTGTATGCAGAAGAGGTTAGTATAGagtctttttcttccacaAATGGCAAATACTGGTTCTTGGTTCGTGTCGTGCTCTCTGATCACTCTACACGGTGCCTTTGCAGATATTACGAAgactttttcaatttccaCCAGCAAATTTTGGCTGCATGGCCGAGGGAAGGAGGTAAATACGATACTAAGGATCATAAAGAGAGAATCATTCCTTTTATTCCCGGTCCAGTGATGGATGTGAGCGAGAACTTGTGCCATAGACGCATGATTGACTTTGATAGCTATCTAAAAAGTCTGAGAGATCTCCCTAGccatatttcaaaatcgGTTCTTGCTAATTCCTTTTATGATCTGTGGGAAGGTGACCAACAGTTGTCATATAACGATGTCACGAAGGATGGCTCTCCTATAAGGCCGGCCAGACGTCCTCCAAATATGATTATACTGAATGGTAAAGGATCTAACAGTAATGGAGAGATTGATCGTAAATCTGAACAGCCTCATCCATATAGACCATTTCCACAACAGGGAGGCAATGTTCCGATGGACCATACCGGAGCTATCGATATAAAGCCCACACAGAATCCTCAAAACAGACACAGCTCTTTGGTAAGGAGACTTAGTGAGATGACTTTGGGCCACTCTCATCACCACTCTAGGAAGCACAGTTCATCCGGATCTTCCGTGGGATCATCTACACAGGATCAGAGAGAAACACATAGAAAGCCATCCCAAACCAACTGGACTAAGAGCAATAACGGAAATATGAACACGAGTGCCTCAAAGATATCTCCTTCTAACAAGTTAAAACTAAAGTTTTATTACAAAGATGATATATTTGCAATAGCTGTCCCTGAAACTGTAACATTGGAGGAGCTGAAGCATTTAATTGTCCCGCGAATCGATGAATGTGACGAACCTAACATTGAAGAAAGATTAAAAGTTATACCAAAAGATGTCAACAACGTTGATCAGTTTGAGTATCTAAATGAATGTGTTCTTCAATCGGATTCACAACTTCATGAAACTTCCAATTTCACTGACAAGGGAAAGTTTTTAGTTATAGTTTGA
- a CDS encoding uncharacterized protein (BUSCO:EOG09260JDM) has protein sequence MSKGGRSGENEVVFERSISNLKSTDIYTPLKGYCDPIDNVPDICPELQGVLFSPGVHYMRDPRTRHLNFSPELLNIPNVDNFKFDKVTPFVSPTHDQRLLKIAEAFNTKTPASEKKLKYYSSSSSLTGILRLFHLLLSNNRPLDVGFLSKPFPATTNMSESCKYPISSVVTLKKKDSSGSDNIFSIDSDRTTDTELILSLLGNTMELMLTTDSSVFKTYLKSSLEDPVRAENSKSSYHYARFGNILMRSQLDAKDKRLPGTGVFDLKTRAVCAIRYDIAHTNFHPTNYEINRTHGLYESFERELFEMARVVMFKYSLQARIGNMDGIFVAYHNVKNILGFQYIPLSQIDSIFFGNVDYDDPKLGQPDYVNNESDFQAIVEDIGQHWQNKREALSTMMANYEFNVSLSMLQDLLNAITKKTGSRPFRMFLKYCPESKYHNPHIKVFVNVVHAEMAKRLTTLDKVSDDVEIPPSERIRKATLAASARKKRCETINKSIFEQSSKDGRFMFKISCGHKINSKSAHMKYPTPPLSIINKKTADEWIIHYKIAEVCNPNLFEEEYFKTVKRLCRTFGIPSILSVLGDDTNSSYPFNKYASSRQNILRAYSEKALRRLKVFKHSIFYRENSESK, from the coding sequence ATGAGCAAAGGTGGAAGGTctggagaaaatgaagtCGTTTTTGAACGAAGTATAAGTAATTTGAAAAGTACCGATATATATACACCCCTGAAAGGGTACTGTGATCCAATAGATAATGTGCCTGATATATGCCCGGAATTGCAGGGTGTATTGTTCTCACCTGGTGTTCATTATATGAGGGATCCAAGAACTCGGCATTTAAATTTCAGCCCTGAACTTTTGAATATCCCAAATGTGGATAACTTCAAGTTTGATAAGGTTACTCCCTTTGTTTCACCAACACATGATCAACGTCTTCTAAAGATCGCGGAAGCTTTCAACACAAAAACGCCAGcgagtgaaaaaaagcttaagtattattcttcatcttcatccctAACTGGAATACTACGTTTGTTTCACTTGCTCCTTAGTAACAACCGGCCATTAGATGTAGGCTTTTTATCGAAGCCTTTTCCTGCTACTACGAACATGTCCGAAAGTTGTAAATACCCTATCAGCTCTGTTGttactttgaagaaaaaggattCATCAGGAAGTGATAACATATTTTCTATTGATAGTGACCGAACTACGGACACGGAGTTGATATTGTCATTGTTGGGAAATACAATGGAGCTGATGCTTACAACAGATTCCTCCGTTTTTAAGACATATCTGAAATCATCACTTGAAGATCCAGTGAGGgctgaaaattcaaaatcttcATATCATTATGCTCGCTTTGGCAATATTTTGATGCGATCTCAGCTTGATGCCAAAGACAAAAGATTGCCTGGAACTGGTGTTTttgatctcaaaacaaGGGCAGTTTGTGCGATTAGATACGACATCGCACATACTAACTTCCATCCTACAAATTATGAGATTAATCGTACTCATGGCTTATACGAAAGCTTTGAACGTGAATTATTTGAGATGGCAAGGGTTGTTATGTTCAAATACTCTTTGCAGGCAAGGATTGGAAACATGGATGGTATTTTTGTTGCATATCACAATGTCAAGAATATATTGGGATTCCAATATATTCCATTATCGCAGATAGATAgcatattttttggaaatgttGATTATGATGATCCCAAACTAGGCCAACCTGATTACGTGAACAATGAATCAGATTTCCAGGCCATTGTGGAAGATATCGGTCAGCATTGGCAAAACAAGAGAGAAGCTTTATCGACAATGATGGCAAACTATGAATTCAATGTCAGCCTTTCTATGCTTCAAGATTTATTGAATGCCATAACGAAGAAGACTGGGTCAAGGCCGTTCAGGATGTTTTTAAAGTACTGTCCTGAATCAAAATACCATAATCCTCATATAAAAGTATTTGTGAATGTTGTTCACGCTGAAATGGCTAAAAGACTAACTACACTTGATAAAGTCtctgatgatgttgaaatcCCACCCAGTGAAAGAATAAGGAAGGCAACGCTAGCGGCAAGTGCACGCAAGAAACGATGTGAAACCATCAATaaatcaatatttgaacAATCATCTAAGGATGGAAGATTTATGTTCAAAATTTCTTGCGGTCACAAGATAAATAGTAAGTCCGCCCATATGAAGTACCCCACACCACCTTTATCGATTATTAATAAGAAAACGGCGGATGAATGGATAATACACTATAAAATAGCAGAAGTGTGTAATCCAAATCTTTTCGAGgaagaatattttaaaaCTGTTAAGCGGTTGTGCAGAACATTTGGAATACCATCTATTTTGAGTGTTCTTGGAGATGACACCAACTCATCTTATccttttaataaatatgcaTCATCCAGGCAAAACATTTTAAGGGCATATAGTGAAAAGGCTCTTAGGAGGTTAAAAGTGTTCAAGCATTCGATTTTCTACCGAGAAAATTCCGAGTCCAAATAG